The nucleotide window CCGCCCGCGACTCGCGCGCTAATGAGGCAGCCGCGTATCACCGAGAGGAATGCGGCAAAGTCGCGTCAGAGTCAGGAGCGGGTGGGGCCTCGGAGGAGACAGCGGAAGTCGCTGTGTATGAAATGACTGAGTTGGAGGTGGCGTCCGGATCTGAACCGGAGAATAGAAGTTTTGCAGAAGACGAGAGGGCCCCCGATCAAAGTAGACGGCGTTCGACCAACCCGACTCGACCCTCGGCGGAACACCAACTCTTACGAACATCCCCGCGTACGCCGCCCGACGCTCATTCCAAACCGCCGCGTTCGGTCTGGGGCAAGGCTGGGGCAAGCGGCACCTCCGTTGAGTACGCCAGGGTTTGTCCGCCTCTAGTCGTGGTCACCGCCGACCCGTAGGCCGGTTTGTCCGGGCCCATGATGTCCCGAGCTTAGCTCGGCCTCCAGAGGCGTCCTGGCCAGAAAGGGACGTCAACGGCACGCGAGCGCTGGGAATTAGATTGACCCCGCGTTGAAGCGCTCCTTGCACGCGGGACATATGCCGTGAGAGAACTCCGCCTCCGAGTGGTCGGCGATGTAGGCCTCGATCTCATTCCAGTAGCCGGCGTCATCGCGCACCTTCTTACACCAGGCGCAGGTGGGCAGCAGCCCGCGCAGCACCTTGACCTGGGCCAGCTCCTCGGAAACGCGGCGCTGCAGCTCCTGCTCTCGAGCGCGCAGCGCCCGCACCCGAAGCTCGAACGTCGTCCAGGCTGCGAGCACGACGGCGCCGGCGCAGAGCGTGTAGAACCACAGGGTCTGCCAAAAGTACGGTCGCACCGAGAAGTCCAGGGCGGCCGTGTCCGTGGCCCACACCCCATCCTCGTTGGCGGCTCGGACCGTGAACCGGTAGCGGCCGGGCCCCAGGAGCGAGTAGTGCGCAACCCGATCTGACCCGGCTCGAAAGAACGCAGACTCGAGGCCCGCGAGCCGGTGCTCGAACTGCACGCGCTCGGGGGCCGCGAAGCTCGGCGCGGTGTAGTGAATCTCCAGGTGGTGGGTGCCCGCGGGTAGATCGAGGCGGGCACCGGGTTCGAGACTCTGCCCGTCCGCCACGATCCCCTCGATCAGGACAGGCGCCGGCCGGGTGTTCAGGCCAATTCGTCGCGGGTCCACGACCGCCACGCCGGCGATCGTGGGAAACCACAGCCGCCCGTCCCGGCCCCGCCACGCCGACGGCTGAACGCCTCCGCTGCATTCCCGGTCGCGGAGTCCCTCAGCCTCGGTGATCCTGACCGGATGCAGAGGCCCCGCGCCCCCTTCGGCCGCCGCTGCGAGCTCGGCGCGGGCCACGCCAAAGATGCCTTCCCCGGACGACATCCACAGCCGTCCGATGCCGTCGTCGAGCACCGAGAGCACCGTGTCGCTGGGGAGACCCTGGGTCGAGGTGACGCCGGCGAGCCGACCAGCCCGAAGACGTTGAAGGCCTGCATGGATGGTACCGATCCAGACGGTACCGTTCGGATCAGTGAGTAGCGCGTCGACGTCTTCGGCGTGCGGCTTGCCATCGATCAGCACGCGGCGGACGACTCCTCCCTCGACGCGGGCCAGTCCCGACGATGTGCCCACCCAGATCACGCCGTCCGGACCCTGCGCCAGCGCCTTGACGGCGATCCGCTTGCCGTCTTCGGTCGCGACACCCTGCAGCGCGTCATCGACGACGCGAAAGAGCGCCCCTGACGTGCCAACCCAGATGCGGCCCTGGTTGTCCTCAAAGATGCAGCGCACCAGGTCCTCGTCGCCGCTCACGTTGACGCAACGGCTGCGCTCCGCCGTGAGGTGGCAAAGCCCGTGCGACTCGGTGGAGAACCACACCCGTCCGGATCGGTCTTCGAGCAGAGCAAACACGTTCTCGTGGGCAAGGGCGGGTTCGACCGTCGCCAGGCTCGCGCTTCCGCTGCGCAGGCGATTCAGGCCACCGCCATCGGTCCCGACCCAGATCGAGCCGTCGCGGCCTTCGGTCACAGTCCAGATAACGTCGTGGGTGAGTCCCTGGGCCCGCCCGTAGACCGCTGCCCGACCGTTTCGCAGTCGAACCAGGCCGCCCGCCTCCGTACCGATCCACAGGTTGCCGTCGGCATCCTCGGCGAGGGCGCGCGTGTGCTCGTCCGGCAGGCCCTCCGCGCGCCCCATCAGCTCCGGGCGCCCGCCGGCGACGCGTAGGAGGCCATCACGCGTCGCGGCCCAGACGTTGCCGTCGCGGTCCTGCTCGAGGGCCATCACGATCCGGCTGCCGGCGGCCGGCACTGTCTCGAACGCGCCCGCCTTTGAGCGCCGGGCCATCCCTTTCCCCGTACCGACCCAGACGTCGCCGCCGCGGTCCACGAGGACCGACAACACGTCGTCTGAGGGCAGGCCGTCGCGCACGGTGAAGCTCGACGTGGTCCCCGTACGGTCGACCCGTGCCAGGCCGTGAGCGGAGGCCAGCCAGAACCCGCCGGAGGGATCCCCGCGCAGCGCGCGATAGCTCTCGCCGTGCTGGCCCGGCGCCGCGCGGAGCGTCGCGTGGCCGTTCTCTAGACGCCAGACACCCT belongs to Vicinamibacteria bacterium and includes:
- a CDS encoding two-component regulator propeller domain-containing protein, whose product is MRAALSLLVAAASVGPATALDPGRSPTQYVMRAWAKRDGLPSAWVSAVLASRTGYIWLATPDGLVRFDGAHFAVFNRANAPGLPSDGIRALLEGRDGRLWIATSRGLAVGDARGRGPFERVTALHDLPIGSMDEDGDGVFWATTAEGVWRLENGHATLRAAPGQHGESYRALRGDPSGGFWLASAHGLARVDRTGTTSSFTVRDGLPSDDVLSVLVDRGGDVWVGTGKGMARRSKAGAFETVPAAGSRIVMALEQDRDGNVWAATRDGLLRVAGGRPELMGRAEGLPDEHTRALAEDADGNLWIGTEAGGLVRLRNGRAAVYGRAQGLTHDVIWTVTEGRDGSIWVGTDGGGLNRLRSGSASLATVEPALAHENVFALLEDRSGRVWFSTESHGLCHLTAERSRCVNVSGDEDLVRCIFEDNQGRIWVGTSGALFRVVDDALQGVATEDGKRIAVKALAQGPDGVIWVGTSSGLARVEGGVVRRVLIDGKPHAEDVDALLTDPNGTVWIGTIHAGLQRLRAGRLAGVTSTQGLPSDTVLSVLDDGIGRLWMSSGEGIFGVARAELAAAAEGGAGPLHPVRITEAEGLRDRECSGGVQPSAWRGRDGRLWFPTIAGVAVVDPRRIGLNTRPAPVLIEGIVADGQSLEPGARLDLPAGTHHLEIHYTAPSFAAPERVQFEHRLAGLESAFFRAGSDRVAHYSLLGPGRYRFTVRAANEDGVWATDTAALDFSVRPYFWQTLWFYTLCAGAVVLAAWTTFELRVRALRAREQELQRRVSEELAQVKVLRGLLPTCAWCKKVRDDAGYWNEIEAYIADHSEAEFSHGICPACKERFNAGSI